The following coding sequences lie in one Numida meleagris isolate 19003 breed g44 Domestic line chromosome Z, NumMel1.0, whole genome shotgun sequence genomic window:
- the PLIN2 gene encoding perilipin-2 isoform X1, translating to MALAAIDPQQNIVSRVANLPLVSSTYDMVSTAYITTKDNHPYLKSMCEIAEKGVKTITSVAMTSAMPIIQKLEPQIVVANNYACIGLDKIEERLPILNQPTDKVVANAKGVVVGAREVVTTTVTGAKETVAHKITGVVGKTKEAVQDSVEMTKSVVNGGINTVLGSRVVQMVSSGMDSALTKSETLVDQYLPLTEAELEREAAKVEGFEVGVQKPSYYVRLGSLSSKFRARAYQQALNKVRDAKQKTQETISQLHNTVSLIEYARKNMNSANQKLLGAQEKLYQSWVEWKKNTGQNDGDESHSAEHIESRTLAIAQSLTQQLQTTCLTLVTSIQGLPQSVQDQVYSVRSMAGDVYEIFRSASSFQELSDSFLTTSKGQLKKMKESLDDVMDYLVNNTPLNWLVPDFTITDLSSESDDIPDILDLDEEDQQDFSRTNGPYTTGQRAE from the exons ATGGCATTAGCAGCAATTGATCCACAACAG AACATTGTATCGAGGGTAGCAAACCTTCCTTTGGTGAGCTCCACCTATGATATGGTGTCCACAGCCTACATCACCACAAAAGATAACCATCCCTACTTGAAGTCAATGTGTGAGATAGCAGAGAAGGGAGTGAAGACAATTACTTCAGTAGCCATGACTAGTGCTATGCCTATCATCCAGAAACTGGAACCACAAA TTGTGGTTGCCAACAACTATGCATGTATAGGTCTTGATAAAATTGAAGAGAGACTTCCTATACTGAATCAACCCACTGACAAG GTTGTTGCCAATGCTAAGGGCGTAGTTGTTGGAGCCAGAGAAGTTGTAACAACTACTGTGACTGGTGCCAAGGAAACTGTTGCTCACAAAATCACTGGAGTTGTGGGCAAGACTAAAGAAGCAGTGCAAGACAGTGTAGAAATGACTAAGTCTGTTGTAAATGGTGGCATTAACACTGTCTTGGGAAGTCGTGTGGTGCAAATGGTGAGCAGTGGAATGGACAGTGCTCTCACTAAATCGGAGACCCTTGTAGACCAGTACCTCCCACTTACGGAAGCAGAACTAG AAAGAGAAGCTGCGAAAGTTGAAGGTTTTGAAGTTGGAGTTCAAAAGCCAAGTTACTATGTTCGACTAGGATCTCTGTCTTCAAAGTTCCGTGCACGTGCCTACCAGCAAGCCTTAAACAAAGTGAGAGATGCTAAACAGAAAACCCAGGAGACAATTTCTCAGCTCCACAACACTGTTAGTCTG ATCGAGTATGCCAGAAAGAACATGAATAGTGCCAATCAGAAACTTCTTGGTGCTCAGGAAAAGCTTTATCAATCCTGGgtagaatggaagaaaaatacaggtcAAAATGATGGTGATGAATCGCATAGTGCTGAG CACATTGAGTCAAGAACTCTAGCTATTGCGCAGAGCCTCACTCAGCAGCTTCAGACCACCTGCCTCACACTGGTTACAAGCATTCAGGGGCTGCCACAGAGTGTGCAGGATCAGGTTTACAGTGTTCGCTCAATGGCTGGTGATGTCTACGAAATCTTCCGATCAGCATCCTCCTTCCAGGAACTATCAGACAGCTTTCTTACTACTAGCAAAggacagctgaagaaaatgaaggagtCTCTGGATGATGTGATGGATTATCTTGTTAACAACACACCACTCAACTGGCTG GTTCCAGATTTCACTATTACAGACCTGTCTTCAGAGTCAGATGATATCCCAGACATTTTGGATTTGGATGAAGAAGATCAGCAAGACTTTTCACGCACAAATGGTCCATACACTACAGGGCAAAGAGctgaatga
- the PLIN2 gene encoding perilipin-2 isoform X2, with the protein MALAAIDPQQNIVSRVANLPLVSSTYDMVSTAYITTKDNHPYLKSMCEIAEKGVKTITSVAMTSAMPIIQKLEPQIVVANNYACIGLDKIEERLPILNQPTDKVVANAKGVVVGAREVVTTTVTGAKETVAHKITGVVGKTKEAVQDSVEMTKSVVNGGINTVLGSRVVQMVSSGMDSALTKSETLVDQYLPLTEAELEREAAKVEGFEVGVQKPSYYVRLGSLSSKFRARAYQQALNKVRDAKQKTQETISQLHNTVSLIEYARKNMNSANQKLLGAQEKLYQSWVEWKKNTGQNDGDESHSAEHIESRTLAIAQSLTQQLQTTCLTLVTSIQGLPQSVQDQVYSVRSMAGDVYEIFRSASSFQELSDSFLTTSKGQLKKMKESLDDVMDYLVNNTPLNWLVGPFYPQLPGTQHAENEGEGEKNSSQEDKQLEHNIE; encoded by the exons ATGGCATTAGCAGCAATTGATCCACAACAG AACATTGTATCGAGGGTAGCAAACCTTCCTTTGGTGAGCTCCACCTATGATATGGTGTCCACAGCCTACATCACCACAAAAGATAACCATCCCTACTTGAAGTCAATGTGTGAGATAGCAGAGAAGGGAGTGAAGACAATTACTTCAGTAGCCATGACTAGTGCTATGCCTATCATCCAGAAACTGGAACCACAAA TTGTGGTTGCCAACAACTATGCATGTATAGGTCTTGATAAAATTGAAGAGAGACTTCCTATACTGAATCAACCCACTGACAAG GTTGTTGCCAATGCTAAGGGCGTAGTTGTTGGAGCCAGAGAAGTTGTAACAACTACTGTGACTGGTGCCAAGGAAACTGTTGCTCACAAAATCACTGGAGTTGTGGGCAAGACTAAAGAAGCAGTGCAAGACAGTGTAGAAATGACTAAGTCTGTTGTAAATGGTGGCATTAACACTGTCTTGGGAAGTCGTGTGGTGCAAATGGTGAGCAGTGGAATGGACAGTGCTCTCACTAAATCGGAGACCCTTGTAGACCAGTACCTCCCACTTACGGAAGCAGAACTAG AAAGAGAAGCTGCGAAAGTTGAAGGTTTTGAAGTTGGAGTTCAAAAGCCAAGTTACTATGTTCGACTAGGATCTCTGTCTTCAAAGTTCCGTGCACGTGCCTACCAGCAAGCCTTAAACAAAGTGAGAGATGCTAAACAGAAAACCCAGGAGACAATTTCTCAGCTCCACAACACTGTTAGTCTG ATCGAGTATGCCAGAAAGAACATGAATAGTGCCAATCAGAAACTTCTTGGTGCTCAGGAAAAGCTTTATCAATCCTGGgtagaatggaagaaaaatacaggtcAAAATGATGGTGATGAATCGCATAGTGCTGAG CACATTGAGTCAAGAACTCTAGCTATTGCGCAGAGCCTCACTCAGCAGCTTCAGACCACCTGCCTCACACTGGTTACAAGCATTCAGGGGCTGCCACAGAGTGTGCAGGATCAGGTTTACAGTGTTCGCTCAATGGCTGGTGATGTCTACGAAATCTTCCGATCAGCATCCTCCTTCCAGGAACTATCAGACAGCTTTCTTACTACTAGCAAAggacagctgaagaaaatgaaggagtCTCTGGATGATGTGATGGATTATCTTGTTAACAACACACCACTCAACTGGCTGGTAGGTCCATTTTACCCACAACTGCCTGGCACTCAGCATGCTGAGAACGAAGGTGAAGGGGAGAAAAATTCCAGCCAGGAAGACAAACAGCTTGAACACAATATTGAGTAA